From Psychroflexus torquis ATCC 700755, the proteins below share one genomic window:
- a CDS encoding tetratricopeptide repeat protein, whose amino-acid sequence MQLGSSHHDDFDFPIEKFEMMLKTNEILFFDATEFENIIGHYIDSGRLALAKKALKLALDQHPKSVNLLLMKAELFSFEDKFEKAMDLLESLKSLEPNNEEIYILIANIYSKQDLHLDAIKILKESLNFADDLLEIHSIMGMEYMFLEDFENAKQSYIKCLENDESDSTALYNIIYCFDFLNQNEEAIQFLKSFLDRQPYCEVAWHQLGKIYFENNLFDNALEAFEYAIISDEYFIGAYLEKGKVLERLKRYKDAIECYVLTLQIDDPTAFAYLRIGKCFLKLNEPEKALKHYKKALHEDPLLDKVWLALSDYHVKIKDYKKALYYINKAINIDEENVLYWKHFAIINLELDNIKDSALGFKKSLELGNYELETWITRLDILIELKHFKDALQTLKQAEVFFTDFAELEYRYAGVYFELGDYKNSKLHYNKAMQLNIHYNFVLNDLFPSFKLD is encoded by the coding sequence ATGCAATTAGGATCCTCTCATCACGATGACTTCGATTTTCCTATAGAGAAATTTGAAATGATGTTGAAAACCAATGAGATATTGTTTTTTGACGCGACGGAGTTTGAAAATATAATAGGTCATTATATAGATAGCGGTCGTTTGGCTTTAGCTAAAAAGGCCTTAAAACTTGCTTTAGATCAACACCCAAAGTCGGTTAATTTACTTTTGATGAAGGCAGAATTGTTTTCTTTTGAAGATAAGTTCGAAAAAGCTATGGATTTGTTGGAAAGCCTTAAGTCTTTGGAGCCCAATAATGAAGAAATATACATTCTTATTGCAAACATCTACTCTAAGCAAGATCTTCATCTAGATGCTATCAAAATTTTAAAAGAATCTTTAAACTTTGCTGATGATCTCCTAGAAATCCATAGCATTATGGGAATGGAGTATATGTTTTTAGAAGATTTTGAAAATGCTAAGCAAAGTTATATCAAATGTCTAGAGAACGATGAAAGCGACTCTACCGCCTTATATAATATTATTTATTGTTTTGATTTTTTAAATCAAAACGAAGAAGCAATTCAGTTTTTAAAATCTTTTCTGGATCGTCAACCTTACTGCGAAGTCGCTTGGCATCAACTCGGAAAGATATATTTCGAAAATAACCTGTTCGATAATGCCCTAGAGGCTTTTGAATATGCAATTATCTCAGATGAATATTTTATAGGGGCGTACTTAGAGAAAGGGAAGGTGCTAGAGCGTCTTAAGCGATATAAGGATGCTATAGAATGCTATGTCCTCACCCTTCAAATTGATGATCCCACTGCTTTCGCCTATTTGAGAATTGGAAAGTGTTTTCTCAAGTTGAATGAACCTGAAAAAGCTTTAAAGCATTATAAAAAAGCGCTACATGAAGATCCTTTGTTGGATAAGGTGTGGTTAGCGCTTTCCGACTATCACGTCAAAATTAAAGATTACAAGAAGGCTTTGTACTACATCAATAAAGCTATTAATATCGATGAAGAAAACGTTCTGTATTGGAAGCACTTTGCTATTATAAATCTAGAATTAGATAATATTAAAGACTCTGCTCTTGGTTTTAAAAAAAGCCTTGAACTCGGTAATTATGAGCTAGAAACGTGGATTACTCGTTTGGATATTCTTATAGAACTAAAGCATTTTAAAGATGCCTTACAAACTTTAAAACAGGCCGAGGTTTTCTTTACAGATTTTGCGGAATTAGAATACAGATATGCAGGTGTTTATTTTGAATTGGGAGATTACAAAAATTCAAAATTGCATTATAATAAAGCCATGCAACTAAACATTCATTATAATTTTGTATTGAATGATTTATTCCCTTCTTTTAAACTTGACTAA